gagtctaacATGCCCAGAAGGCTCATTGGCCAATCTGTTAGAACATTTAATTGATGttctacttgagtataccctcctggtatccctggtgtcacCTGCTGGAGGCCCACAGGTATATGACATTGTTGACActcggtggtgggtggggagtcaGGAGGATGAAGCTTTACCACTACCAACATGGAACCCCCAATGAAAAAACGAACTCACGAATCTCAAGTTTATTTTGGCAATGAGAGTGATATTCCAAGACCAACTTTCGAAAATTAGCCCCGATTTAGGTCGTCTCTGCTTCAGACAGCAATCCTTTgaagctgaatccatttgcggTGGAAAAAGCAATTCAAGGCATAGCTAGCGATGTAGAGGATGCAAAAAGGTTACGCAGTGGCTACTTATTGATTAAATGCAAGCGGCACACGCAAGTTGTTAGTCTTCTGTCCATCAAAACTCTCGCAAACATTCCAGTtgtgttgtttcaaaggcatttagaagttggaggaatcaaaccaaaagtgctttatggttgaacttctttattatacaaggtcacaacgtttcgagacagattctagtctcttcttcaggcgAAGTGAGGGTAAagctaaagggttgtagtatatatacacataacagtagactgacAACAATGGGTAGCCCCACTGGGAAAAACTGGCAGCTCCTTTGTGAAAGATTCGGCATCCCTCGTACAGCAACTGAGAAACACCAGTGACACAAAAAAGTTAGTCAGCTACGACTTGGTAGACCTATTTACCAATATACCCATCAAAGAAGCCATTCACATCCTATCTACTAGACTGGAAACATCTCTACCAGACCTAGACACCAAACTCACAGCCCAAAGCATCGTCGATCTCGTAAGTAAATGCTTCGAGACTTCATATTTCAACTGGAATGGCCAGCTCTACCAACAGATCCATGGCTTGCCAATGGGATCCCCTCTATCACCACTACTGACAGAAATATACCTGATTGCCTTTGAAGACACTGCCCTGAAAACTGCACCATTCACCCCAAAGCATTGGTTCCGCAAAGTAGATGATGTCCTAGCTCTGCTGGACGACAACCATGATCCAGAGGCCCTGCTGCAACACTTGAATTCCCAACACGCAAGAATTCAGTTCACAATGGAagaagagacacaccaacagctTCCCTTCCTGGACATTCTTCTCCACCGACGCCAACAATCCATTGCCACCAGTGTTTACCGTAAACCAACACATACGGATCAGTATATTCATCACCAGTCCAACCATCATCCCCAGATCAAGAAAGGCATAGTAGCTACCCTGGCACGAAGAGCAAAAGCAGTCTGCAGCCCTGACAGCCTCCACAGCGAATTAAAACACCTGAAATCAACCTTCCAAGACCTTAACGAGTACCCACCCCATCTAgtcagcaacaccatcaccaagaccctgaaagaaactcccaagtcaactaaaccagaaccttcccccatcagaattaacataccataccatggccagataagtcatcgcatcagccgtctcatcaagaaaacaacaggaatagacgtcaccttccgtaccgacaccaacctgaaaacgctactatcagctaatggacgTGGGCCAGcaacacctaaatgcaacaacccatcaggatgcatctaccagatccaatgcagttgtaaagagacatatattggtgaaactggtcgaccactggctatcaggttaaaagaacacaaaacatcagttcaaaatttggatcagaagtctgctgtatgtgaacacatcatgcacaaccccaatcacaagattgtttgggacaacaccaggacattagttaggagcgccaatgacttaaaaaaaacggaggtgtttacttacccaatgcatggaaccaccttatcctcagtgactaatctttatccaaacatctttacctgtaactcgttaacctaatcaacacaagcctgcacatcaatcagttgaagcctgcacataagttgaagcctgtacatctatcaatcgaagcctgtacatcaattaatagaaacctgtatatcttgttacccattgttgtCAGTCTActgttgtgtgtatatatactacaaccctttagttttaccctcacttcacctgaagaagcgactagaatctgtctcgaaacgttgtgaccttgtataataaagaagttcaaccataaagcacttttagtttgattccagtTGTGGTTACACCGCATCGATCTTTGAACAGTCGTAAAGGATTAGAGGAGATAGAGGTCGTTTTCAGAGTGATATGACTGAGGACGACATTCTTGAGGAACTGAAAAGCCAAGAGGTTACACTTCAAAAAGAAATGGCGAGGTCACTAAGACcaatacgtacctgtttacgTTTGGTCTTCCAAAAATTCCGGATTCCATAAAAGCAGGATATTGTTACATCAAAGTGGGTATGTACATaccaaatccactgagatgttacaaatgtcagcaAATGGCCATGGTTCACGGACATGTGACACGCAAGCTGCTTGTTATCGCTGCAGTGGAGAATGTACGATAGTGCTGACTGTAGTGAAGATCCATCTTGTGCGAACTGTAGCGGTAAATATGAGTCTTCATCTAAAGATTGTCCTTCGTGGAAGCGTGCGAGTAGACTCGTAAAGTTGAAACACAAAAGGAACATTCATTCCAGGATGCTAAGAAGATTGTTATGAAAGACGAACAATCTACTTGTAATTCTTACGCTGATGCTGCTTCACAACGTGTTCCTGTTTCATGTGTAGTTGTTGGATGTCAAACAGATTACACATGGACGGAAATGGAATGTCCGGAGATAATTCAGCTCTCTTCTAATTCAACTACCTGTTCACAAACAATCATTTCTGAAGATCAACCATTATCTCAAAATACACAAGCAAATAGTAatgttaaacaaacatcaagaagCAAAACCAAACCAAGGACAGAACTGCCAAAAAGCCCTCAAAGTGGCAGAATGTCAAAAGGATCCAATAACAAGATCCAGTTGTATAATAAAGATGGATCCCTTGAAGACacggatgtgttcgataaccaTAATCAGAGGACACATAccttgtcgccctcaaagaaagGGCGAGGTAGATCCCCAATTAATCCTCCAAAAAGATTATGTCTTTGCATATTGTTCAGAGGACTCGGAAATAATTTTAACGATTTACAGCTTTTGATTCAATATTTAAACCCATCAGCATTATGTTTACAGGAAACTCATCTAAAATCCACCGATAAATTCGACTTGAGAAGATTCGATTCCTATCACTGTTTTTCTCCCAGGTGCTAAAGCTACTGAAGGATCATCTATTCTGGTGAGTCATCGCACAGTTCACAGTCCCGTTTCGCTTCATACCCCACTGCAGGCAGTTGCTGTACGATTAACCCTACATATCATTCTTACTTTGTGTTCACTTTATATACCACCACCAACCTAAGGCAGTCATATCTTCAGGCTCTGTAAGAGGGGGATTTCAGTGGTCATaaccctctctggggtagtAATAGCACCAATGCAAATTGAAAGATACTTGAAGATTTCTTCTCAATCAATGActtatgcatttttaatgatggcataaacacatatattcatCCTGCAACTGGCTCATACTCTTCTCTGGAGTTATTTGTAGCTGATTCCACTTTAtataacgaatttgaatggtcagtccatgacgacctttgtggcagTGATCATTTCCCGACTAATCTTTCTGGTGTAAACCCCTCTGATGGTCCATCATCCTCACGATGGAACTTTACAAAAGCCAATTGGTCtttatttcaaaccttatgtCGTGAAAGATTCAAACCGGAATTATCCTTGTCTTTGATCCTATTCAGATATTTTCCGATGAATTGAACGTTATTGCTGATGTGTGTACCCCAAAGTCCTCTGTGGTTCCAcatatacgtaaaccatggtttaacatggattgcaaacaagctagaaaagcAAGAAAGAAGGCGgaaaaatatttccgccatcaagCTACAGGTCACAGCCTGAATCAATATAAAATTTCAAATGCTAAAGCTCGTCGcacgtttaaacaaaataaatgacaTTCATGGCAAAACTACGTTTTAACCGAGTTCAAGAACACCTATTTCAAAGGAATATGGTACAAAgaatcaaaggtaaaggctcTAAACCCGGCATCCATCACCTTAAAAATGGAAGTGAAATATTAACGGGTacttcagatattgcaaataaattaGGTGAAACTTTAGCTAAACAGTCATGGTCCTCTaactatgtacctaaatttTAAACGTATCAACAGTTTCAAAACCTATTGATtgtaattcagataatggggaagactataatgaattattttctatTCCTGAGCTTCATAAAGCTCTTTACCAAGAGCACGATACTGctgcaggagctgataacatacattatcaactcctgaagcacttaccggaatcctgtttACATACACTTTTACATGTCATTGAtcgtatttggacatcggggcAATTTCCTTTTTTATGGCGTGATGGTATAATTGTTCCTGTTCCTAAACCCGGTCGTGATCTTACCGATCCCTCTAATTATCGACTAATTTCACTTacgagctgcgtttgcaaaaccataaAACGCATTATCAGTCATCGattagtttggtacttagaaacCAGAACTACAATAGATAATTTAGtccgtttagaatcttttgttaaaaatgccatgattaataaacaacatgcagtgtcaatctctTTCGATTTAGATTACAGCATATGATactacgtggaaatatggtattttaagagatttacatctTTTTATATCCAACCTTTTGActggcaggcaatttcaagtccgagtgagTTAtaccctgtctgaacattatgATCAGgatgtcccacaaggcagtattttgtctgtaacactgtttagcattaggatcaatagtttatccaaagttttaaatgattcaatagatagatcgcttttcgtggatgattttaatatttcttgtcgcggtaaaaatattcatactattgaacggccgctgcagttgtgtttaaacaaaatagataaacggtgtcttgaaaatggctttaaagtCAAAAACCCAACTGCAttcacttttgtagaaaatataagtcGCATAAGGACCCACAACTGTTTtgaaatggcactcccatcaaagttgtcaaggaggctaagttcttggatGTAATTTTttactctcatttaacttttcttctgCATATTAAATACCTTAAAAGTAAACGCTTGGaggcgctggatttattaaaaattgtttccaactcaaaatggggaggggatcaagtgaCTCACCTCCACCTATACAGATCATTTCGAAGCTTagttatggttccattgtatatggtggtgcgtgtaaaagcaacctaaaactgttAAGAGTCTGAGGCTCTGGATTGGatccttcagaacttctcctgctgacagtctttacgttgaggcagatgaacctCCTCTTCACAAAATCCGAAAAacatatctttacaatataatacaaaatTATAATCTAAtaagtctaatcctgcatttggGTGTGTTTTTAGtactctttatgaggatttgtagaACAAAACATCTTGTTGTTCCGCCTcatgggctcagaattaagcatttattgctgctgccggcattgagctggaaaatataactCTCTCAcggcttctttcttctccttggcaattagtgagacCAGAAGTTGAACTAACTCTGtcaaagttttaaaaaatcagaaactaacgaattacaatataaacaagaatacaatcaattaaaaagtaaatagaGCAATTagaaatccttatttacagatggatagGGGTggatgagttaagttttacgccacgctcagcaatattcccgctacatgacggcggtctgtaaataatcgagtctggaccagactatccagtgatcaacaacgtgagcatcgatctgtgcaattgggaaccgatgacatgcgtcaaccaagtcagcgagtctgaccacccgatcccgtcagtcgcctcttacgacaagcatagtcgccttttgtagcaagcatgggttgctgaaggcctattctaccccgggaccttcacgggtcacagatGGATAGTGGCGCAGTGACTTGTGACACTGTCGTTGGATACAGAACAATATGTTCTAGATTACCGGTTAACAGCCATATTTTGAAGCTGAagctgaagcaaacgcaatactaacagctgttaaatatattcagagacatcCTAAACTAAACAATGTATAATCTCTTCGGGCTCTcgttcttgtcttcaggctattaaaaacatatcttgtaaacatctacttttaatagaaattatcgagttatataatgttcttgctactggccaatgcgagatcgtcatttgttggttacccagccacgttggcatttctgagAACACAATGgcggatcttgctgccaaggtagcactcaacaaatctgtgacaccacttcttattccatacgcTGATTTTAAAGCTACTATTacatcttatatccgtgatctcatGCAAAAGAAGtaggacacccaagtaggtgtaaataaattacatacgATAAagccttacattggttatacctactccggttgtcagtccagatttgaagaggtcaccatacgacgatgtcgtattggtcatacgagATATACCTATTGAAGGGTgacgatcctccgttttgtatcccttgtcgtgaaagaatcacggtcaagcatgtcttgcttcaCTGTGTTGACTATTCcaccacaagggataaatattttaaataaaaaactatgaaggatgtttttaacaataacagtcctcatttaattattgcattcttAAAAGAAATGGATTtattaactgatttgtaaataaatatctattttatgattggaagtttgaattagtttGAATCAGTcctaagaggggactaacgggatcaggtggtcaggctcgctgacttggttgacacattcatgccatcggttcccaattacgtagatcgatgctcatgttgttagacactggattgtctggttcagactcgattatttacagaccgccgccatatagctggaattttgctgagtgcggcataaaactaaactcacccactcactcacccaataattaaatgtgaaCTGATATTAGTGTCCTTTATACTTCGGGATTTGAACTTTCATCAcatcttgtgatggaatattcgacacaatCCAACCAAAGATGCTTGATAGAGactcttccatcacaagggatacaaaacggaagaTCTTCACATTTCACTATCcgtgagtatatcttgtgtggccaatacatcgtcgcatgataccctcttcaaatctggactgacaacccgaGCAGGTATAACCGGTGGAGGATTTTATTGCCTGTAATTTACTAattattaatacctacttgagtgtcccacttctgcatcagatcacggatatacgctcTAATTGCAGCTtaataatcagagtatggaataagaagtgttgtcacagatttgttgactgcTGCCTTAGCAGCTAAATCTATtgttgtgttcccagaaatgccaacatggctggTATCCAACAAAacacgatgtcgcattggccagtaacaagatcattatacaatttaataatttctaataatagtggatgtttacaagaaagatttctAATGGCCCGAAGGCATGAAAGAGAATCGcaaaagattatgtattgtttatttatAAACCTTGATGGTGCAAATACATTGAATGCACTGAATTGTTGACTTACCTACTTTTTAAAATCCTTATTCTTCAAAACATGGATATTAACGAATTTTTGAAAAGGTCTCTACACATTGCTTATAATCGACTTTAATGAACTCCTAGATATATATAATATGCACAAAATTCAGATATGAAcagtaatatttcattatacagcATCTATTGTGAATCTTAAACGCACGTCCTTCGAAATCATTTGGCAAGATAATGAGGTAGCGGTCACGTGATAGCGTGACGTCATGCCTAAGAGTCGCTGCATCAACACACGGAAAATACAGTGGTGCCGAGCTGAACTCACCGAGGTTTGCttttattttaacaaaacaatcATTCCAAGAAATCAAACATGGATTTGGATGGAATACTAGATACAGATAATATTACATGCATGCAACCTTTTCAATCTGAAAGTATTTCTAGCGACAAGACCGACATGAATATTGACGACGAATCCAGCAGTTGACCACAAACAGCCGTGGGACAATCACGATCCTGACTAAGTTTTGAATAGACTACTGCAAACCGTATTCAAGCCATTTGCCTATCATATGTTCATTCAAAAACGATCAGATACAGGATTAATATCTAAGCAGCCACGCTAAAATTTGCAGTCATGATAAGGGCAACGTTCGATGATTGTGCTGAGCCTGTCTTCCGGTACTACAGTACtagtacgagggttggctgaaaagttctcagcctgagtggtttttccccaccaggtagagacaggtgtttgcaaCCAATGAGGTCAAttatttagtgaatcatagacacaagaactacaaacgtactaatagtgttatctcaactacagctcttttggtaaacctaccctctgaaatcatcagaaatggacaaaactgaatacagggcagtcatcaagtacttgcaaaagaaagggatgtccccaacacagatacatgctgacatggtctccactctaggggatgatgctccttcattttccacagtaaagaagtgggctgcagaatttaagcgtggcagacaaagccttgatgatgacccacgctcaggaaggccttcaacagcaaccactccagaaaacatcacgcgagtgctcgatatgttgatggatgatcgacgattgactactcgacatattgctagtgtagtgggcatctctcatgagagggttgagcatattatcaccaacgaattaggaatgacgaaagtttctgcaagatgggtgccaaagctcttgacagcagaccagaaacgtgtcaggttccaggcgtcccttgacaatttgcgtcgttttgaagcagatcccgatgattttgtgggacgatttgtaaccatggatgagacttggatacatcactttcaaccagagacaaaactacagtcaaaccagtggaagcatcctgattcaccagctccgaagaaagccaagtctgttccttcagctggaaaggtgatggcatcagtcttttgggattccaggggtattctgctcattgattatcttgaaaaaggtcaaactatcaacggcagatactacgctgatctactgaaccagttgcgagaagcaatcaaagccaaacgacgagggatgatcgctaaaggtgtcctcttccaccaagacaatgcgcctgttcacaaatcggtggtggccatgtcaacaatccgcgattgtggctttgaacgcattgaccatcctccttattcacctgatttggctccttctgacttccacctgttccccaaaatgaaaaaggaactcgccggtcgccattttgcaagtaatgatgacgtcatttccgctgtgactgatttttttagggtagctgaagcaGATTTCTTCCTGatcgggattcgggccttgcagtatcgctggcaaaagtgtgtgaacttggaaggggactatgtagaaaaaaaaattacaaacgtggactttgtaact
This genomic stretch from Haliotis asinina isolate JCU_RB_2024 chromosome 4, JCU_Hal_asi_v2, whole genome shotgun sequence harbors:
- the LOC137281147 gene encoding uncharacterized protein; this encodes MGSPLSPLLTEIYLIAFEDTALKTAPFTPKHWFRKVDDVLALLDDNHDPEALLQHLNSQHARIQFTMEEETHQQLPFLDILLHRRQQSIATSVYRKPTHTDQYIHHQSNHHPQIKKGIVATLARRAKAVCSPDSLHSELKHLKSTFQDLNEYPPHLVSNTITKTLKETPKLHMDGNGMSGDNSALF